The following coding sequences are from one Nilaparvata lugens isolate BPH chromosome 4, ASM1435652v1, whole genome shotgun sequence window:
- the LOC120350870 gene encoding uncharacterized protein LOC120350870, whose amino-acid sequence MSSSAWRAMSSGSSWHSAGGSTGCPSMQWMTSSAQRMMSTGSSRRSAGCGATPVLTFSEGVHIHGGIGCTSNGHPLVLHPSNGTRNGSSCLGGVIVRMLSRCFVLRLLGYQRIFH is encoded by the exons atgtcgtcctcggcTTGGCGGGCGATGTCGTCCGGCTCGTCTTGGCACTCTGCGGGCGGTAGTACGGGCTGTCCCTCCATGCAGTGGATGACGTCCTCGGCTCAGCGGATGATGTCGACTGGTTCCTCTCGGCGTTCggcggggtgcggcgcgactccggtcttgacattctcg GAGGGTGTCCATATCCATGGCGGGATCGGGTGTACATCTAACGGTCATCCGCTGGTTCTTCATCCGAGCAACGGTAcgagaaatgggagttcctgtCTCGGGGGCGTCAtcgtccgtatgctctcccgatgtttcgtcctccggctcttgggctACCAACGGATCTTCCACTag